The window AAACGCCAGTCTGAGCTGGGTTCTCAATTCTCAAACAATGTGCTTGATGCAACCATGGGTTGGAGCAAGCAGGTAACAGACATGGCTGAACTGGCCGGTATGCCTGAGTCGGCATTGGCAGCAGCACAAGCCGCGGCAGAAGCTAAAGAGCAGGAAGGTTACCTACTGACTCTAGATATCCCATCATACCTGCCGGTGATGACGTACTGTGATAACCAAGCGCTACGTAAAGAGCTGTACGAAGCCTACGTAACTCGCGCTTCAGATCGCGGTCCAAATGCTGGTAAGTGGGACAACACTGAGATCATTACTGAACAACTTAAGCTGCGTCACGAGATCGCACGCATGCTTGGCTTTAGCACTTACAGCGAAAAATCTCTGTCGACTAAGATGGCAGAAACGCCAGACCAAGTACTTGGTTTCCTTAACGACCTAGCAGTAAAAGCCAAACCACAAGGTGAGCGCGAAGTAGAAGAGCTACGTCAATTTGCTGAGAAAGAGTTTGGTGTCTCTGAGCTAAACCTGTGGGACATCGCTTACTACAGCGAGAAACAAAAACAGAACTTGTTCGAGATCTCTGATGAAGAGCTTCGTCCATACTTCCCTGAGTCGAACGCAGTGTCTGGTTTGTTCGAAGTACTAAATCGTGTGTTTGGTATGTCTGTGACTGAGCGTGAAGGTGTGGATACATGGCATGATTCAGTGCGCTTCTTTGACATCTTTGATGCGACAGGCACATTGCGCGGTAGCTTCTACCTAGATCTATACGCACGTGAACACAAACGTGGCGGCGCTTGGATGGACGACTGTCGCGGTCGTCGCATTACTCAATCTGGTGAGCTACAGACGCCTGTTGCTTACCTAACGTGTAACTTCAACAAGCCAGTCGGTGACAAACCAGCACTGTTTACTCACGATGAAGTGGTCACTTTGTTCCACGAATTTGGCCACGGTATCCACCACATGCTAACGCAAGTTGAAGCGGGTGCAGTTGCGGGTATTAACGGTGTGCCTTGGGATGCCGTTGAGCTACCAAGTCAGTTCCTAGAAAACTGGTGTTGGGAAGAGGAAGCGCTGTCATTCATTTCTGGTCACTTCGAAACGGGTGAAGCGCTACCAAAAGAGATGTTAGAGAAGATGCTAGCGGCGAAGAACTTCCAATCTGCGATGTTTATCCTGCGTCA of the Vibrio lentus genome contains:
- the prlC gene encoding oligopeptidase A; translation: MSNPLLTFTDLPPFSQIKPEHVKPAVEQVIEECRNKIEQVLEGNTSPSWDNLVAPIEEVDDRLGRIWSPVSHMNSVMNSDELRDAYESCLPVLSEYGTWVGQHKGLFEAYKAIKASEAFSALDQAQQKTITDALRDFELSGIGLPADEQHRYGEISKRQSELGSQFSNNVLDATMGWSKQVTDMAELAGMPESALAAAQAAAEAKEQEGYLLTLDIPSYLPVMTYCDNQALRKELYEAYVTRASDRGPNAGKWDNTEIITEQLKLRHEIARMLGFSTYSEKSLSTKMAETPDQVLGFLNDLAVKAKPQGEREVEELRQFAEKEFGVSELNLWDIAYYSEKQKQNLFEISDEELRPYFPESNAVSGLFEVLNRVFGMSVTEREGVDTWHDSVRFFDIFDATGTLRGSFYLDLYAREHKRGGAWMDDCRGRRITQSGELQTPVAYLTCNFNKPVGDKPALFTHDEVVTLFHEFGHGIHHMLTQVEAGAVAGINGVPWDAVELPSQFLENWCWEEEALSFISGHFETGEALPKEMLEKMLAAKNFQSAMFILRQLELGLFDFTLHTEYDPEVGARVLETLADVKSKVSVLPSLDWNRFSHSFGHIFAGGYSAGYYSYLWAEVLSADAFSAFEEEGIFNTETGNRFLNNILEMGGSEEPMELFKRFRGREPQIDAMLRHAGISA